Proteins from a single region of Diaphorobacter limosus:
- the ybaK gene encoding Cys-tRNA(Pro) deacylase: MAKKDKNAHVSETPATQLLRAQGVEFTEHPYDYVEHGGSAESARQLGLDEHMVVKTLVMQDQDARPLIVLMHGDRKVSTKNLARQIGAKHVQPCKPEVANRHSGYLVGGTSPFGTKKDMPVFIEESILSLPRIAINGGRRGYLLQLDPQVCVRLLQAKTVQCALAE, encoded by the coding sequence ATGGCCAAGAAAGACAAGAACGCCCATGTGAGCGAAACCCCCGCCACACAGCTGTTGCGCGCGCAGGGCGTGGAGTTCACCGAGCACCCCTACGACTACGTGGAGCATGGCGGCAGCGCCGAGTCCGCGCGCCAGCTGGGCCTGGATGAGCACATGGTGGTCAAGACCCTGGTGATGCAGGACCAGGACGCCAGGCCGCTGATCGTGCTCATGCATGGCGACCGCAAGGTCTCCACCAAGAACCTGGCGCGCCAGATCGGCGCCAAGCATGTACAGCCCTGCAAGCCCGAGGTGGCGAATCGCCATAGCGGCTATCTGGTGGGCGGCACCTCGCCCTTCGGCACCAAAAAGGACATGCCGGTGTTCATCGAGGAAAGCATCTTGAGCCTGCCGCGCATCGCCATCAACGGCGGGCGGCGCGGCTATCTGCTGCAGCTCGACCCACAGGTGTGCGTGCGGCTGCTGCAGGCGAAAACCGTGCAGTGCGCGCTGGCAGAATAG